A DNA window from Pseudodesulfovibrio thermohalotolerans contains the following coding sequences:
- a CDS encoding aspartate kinase: MNIVVQKFGGTSVRDLECQRQVMQKVLRPYREGNKVIVVLSAMSGETNRLLNLANEWSENPDPAETDALVATGEQVSCTLFAMLLKQQGVKCRSVLGFQAPVKTDGCFGKARITAIDKERLLVMLQDYDILVVAGFQGCDDNNRITTLGRGGSDTSAVALAAALKADVCEIYTDVPGVFTTDPNLCSDARKIDRIAYDEMLEMASMGAKVLQIRSVEFAKKYNVTVHVRSTFSDELGTVVTQEDETMESVLVSGIAYDKDQARITLIHVKDTPGVSAQIFSPLADKKILVDMIVQNPSKDGLTDMTFTVPRADVKQTIKALDKLKYEIGYEELTSNLNVAKVSIIGVGMRNHSGVASKAFRALADENVNILMISTSEIKVTCLIDDKYTELAVRTLHKAFNLEEGKHIE, encoded by the coding sequence ATGAACATCGTCGTACAAAAGTTCGGAGGCACCTCTGTCCGCGACCTGGAATGTCAACGCCAGGTCATGCAGAAGGTTCTGCGTCCCTACCGAGAGGGCAACAAGGTCATCGTGGTTCTGTCCGCCATGTCCGGTGAGACCAACCGCCTGCTGAACCTTGCCAACGAATGGTCGGAAAATCCCGATCCCGCCGAAACGGATGCCCTGGTCGCCACCGGCGAGCAGGTCTCCTGCACCCTCTTCGCCATGCTCCTCAAACAGCAGGGCGTTAAATGCCGCTCCGTGCTTGGCTTCCAGGCGCCGGTCAAAACCGACGGCTGCTTCGGCAAAGCACGCATCACCGCCATCGACAAGGAAAGGCTCCTTGTCATGCTCCAGGATTACGACATCCTCGTGGTGGCGGGCTTCCAGGGGTGCGACGACAACAATCGCATCACCACTCTGGGACGGGGCGGCTCCGATACTTCCGCCGTTGCCCTGGCCGCCGCTCTCAAAGCCGATGTCTGCGAAATTTACACCGACGTTCCGGGCGTGTTCACCACGGACCCGAACCTCTGCTCCGACGCCCGCAAGATCGACCGAATCGCCTACGACGAGATGCTCGAAATGGCCAGCATGGGTGCCAAGGTGCTCCAGATCAGAAGCGTCGAATTCGCCAAAAAATACAATGTAACCGTTCACGTCCGCTCCACTTTTTCCGACGAGCTGGGCACCGTAGTCACTCAGGAGGATGAAACCATGGAATCCGTTCTCGTCTCGGGAATCGCATACGACAAGGATCAGGCCCGCATTACGCTGATACACGTCAAGGACACCCCCGGCGTGTCCGCCCAGATTTTTTCTCCCCTGGCCGACAAAAAGATTCTCGTGGACATGATCGTCCAGAACCCGTCCAAAGACGGCCTGACCGACATGACCTTCACCGTGCCGCGCGCAGACGTGAAACAGACCATCAAGGCCCTGGACAAACTAAAATATGAAATTGGCTACGAAGAGCTGACCAGCAACCTGAACGTCGCCAAGGTGTCGATTATCGGCGTCGGCATGCGTAACCATTCCGGCGTGGCCTCCAAGGCCTTCCGGGCGCTTGCCGATGAGAACGTGAACATCCTGATGATCAGCACCTCCGAGATCAAGGTAACCTGCCTGATCGACGACAAGTACACCGAACTGGCCGTACGCACACTCCATAAAGCCTTCAACTTGGAGGAAGGCAAACACATAGAGTAG
- the cimA gene encoding citramalate synthase: protein MQNITIYDTTLRDGAQAEELNLTTQDKVRIAQKLDDLGIHYIEGGWPGSNPTDRRFFDAIKSHRFKNAKLAAFGSTHLAKTTPEKDLNLIGLLEAETPVVTIFGKTWDLHATTALGIPLERNLELIANSVAFLKARVDEVFFDAEHFFDGFKRNPEYAMQALTAAFKAGADRIILCDTNGGSLTSEVGEAVAAVRKRLPEASLGIHAHNDSELAVANSLEAVRLGATQVQGTINGYGERCGNANLCSVIPNLELKMGFDVIGRDNLARLLSVSHFVSEIGNLRPFMRQPFVGSSAFAHKGGIHVSAILKDSRTYEHIQPETVGNERRVLLSDQAGKSNILFKARELGYELAKGDPTLDRLLKELKARESMGYEYSVADASFELVLREALGKPLNYFHFRHFFVVDAKREEDAEPMSEATVIVDVKGQQEHTAATGMGPVNALDQALRKGLERFYPQLRNIRLLDFKVRVLSGAVRDTGGTASFVRVLVETGDETDRWTTMGVSHNIIEASWQAVVDAINYKLFKDEMAEIAK, encoded by the coding sequence ATGCAAAACATCACCATATATGACACTACGTTAAGGGACGGAGCCCAAGCCGAAGAACTGAATCTGACCACTCAGGACAAGGTCCGCATAGCGCAAAAGCTGGACGATCTGGGCATTCACTACATTGAAGGCGGCTGGCCCGGTTCCAATCCCACGGACAGGAGATTCTTCGACGCGATAAAATCCCACAGGTTCAAGAACGCCAAGCTCGCGGCCTTCGGGTCCACGCATCTGGCCAAGACCACGCCCGAGAAGGACCTGAACCTGATCGGGCTGCTGGAAGCCGAAACTCCGGTGGTCACCATCTTCGGCAAGACCTGGGATCTCCACGCCACCACCGCACTGGGCATCCCTCTTGAGCGCAATCTTGAACTCATTGCCAACTCCGTGGCCTTTCTCAAGGCGCGGGTGGACGAAGTGTTTTTCGACGCGGAGCACTTCTTCGACGGATTCAAGCGCAATCCCGAATACGCCATGCAGGCCCTGACCGCCGCTTTCAAAGCCGGGGCCGACCGGATAATCCTGTGCGACACTAACGGCGGCTCCCTGACCAGCGAGGTCGGGGAAGCCGTCGCTGCCGTTCGCAAACGCCTCCCCGAGGCCAGCCTCGGCATACACGCCCACAACGATTCCGAACTGGCTGTGGCCAACTCCCTGGAAGCGGTCCGTCTCGGGGCTACGCAGGTCCAAGGCACCATCAACGGCTACGGCGAACGGTGCGGCAACGCCAACCTCTGCTCGGTAATCCCCAATCTGGAACTCAAGATGGGCTTCGACGTCATCGGCCGGGACAACCTTGCCCGGCTCCTGTCCGTTTCCCACTTCGTGAGCGAGATCGGCAACCTGCGCCCGTTCATGCGCCAGCCCTTCGTGGGCTCGTCCGCATTCGCCCACAAGGGCGGCATTCACGTCAGCGCCATCCTCAAGGATTCGCGCACCTACGAGCACATCCAGCCCGAAACCGTGGGCAACGAACGGCGGGTTCTCCTCTCCGATCAGGCGGGCAAATCCAACATCCTGTTCAAGGCCCGCGAACTGGGCTACGAACTGGCCAAGGGTGACCCCACCCTGGACCGGCTCCTCAAGGAACTCAAGGCCAGGGAAAGCATGGGCTACGAATACTCCGTGGCCGACGCCTCCTTCGAACTCGTGCTCCGCGAGGCGCTGGGCAAGCCGCTCAACTACTTCCACTTCCGCCACTTCTTCGTGGTGGACGCCAAGCGCGAGGAAGACGCCGAGCCCATGTCCGAAGCCACGGTCATCGTGGACGTCAAGGGCCAGCAGGAGCACACCGCGGCCACCGGCATGGGCCCGGTCAACGCCCTTGACCAGGCCCTGCGCAAGGGGCTTGAGCGATTCTACCCGCAGCTCAGGAACATCCGCCTGCTCGACTTCAAGGTCCGCGTCCTGTCCGGAGCGGTACGCGACACCGGCGGCACGGCGTCCTTTGTCCGCGTCCTGGTCGAAACCGGCGACGAGACCGACCGCTGGACCACCATGGGTGTCTCCCACAACATAATCGAAGCCTCCTGGCAGGCCGTTGTCGACGCCATCAACTACAAGCTCTTCAAGGACGAAATGGCCGAAATAGCCAAGTAG
- a CDS encoding holo-[acyl-carrier-protein] synthase: MIKGTGLDLAELDRIRKLWERYGRRFAAKILTERELAQLPAKNPEPRLAALFAGKEAAVKALGTGFAGGVHFKCVEILHLESGKPEIRFLGKGLAVCERLGVTGAHVSLTHSRDTAAAVVILEG; the protein is encoded by the coding sequence ATGATAAAGGGAACCGGTCTCGACCTGGCGGAGCTGGACCGCATCCGGAAACTCTGGGAGCGGTACGGCCGCCGGTTCGCCGCCAAGATTCTGACCGAGCGTGAATTGGCCCAGCTCCCCGCGAAGAACCCGGAGCCCAGACTGGCGGCGCTGTTCGCGGGCAAGGAGGCGGCGGTCAAGGCACTCGGCACAGGGTTCGCCGGAGGCGTCCATTTCAAGTGTGTGGAAATCCTCCACCTCGAAAGCGGCAAACCCGAGATTCGATTCCTCGGGAAGGGATTGGCCGTGTGCGAACGACTCGGCGTGACCGGGGCGCATGTTTCGCTGACCCACTCCCGTGACACCGCCGCCGCCGTCGTGATATTGGAAGGATAG
- a CDS encoding NAD(P)H-hydrate dehydratase, producing the protein MLLPLPTPAEMSAWDRETIHTIGIPGITLMESASREAVNVLLEEYGAVDGAAIHCFAGSGNNGGDALALARHLLDLGAEVTVFHTRPKKGYRGETRTNLRWAQKLGIPLIHLAGISLDALPQPDIIVDGLLGTGFQGTLRQDFLDLVRAINRLGQRAFVLSVDIPSGLNGLTGRPQPEAVLADATATFQSPKLGLVTPEAAPFTGALHVCPIGIPVKVQEDNPVRHHLITGRVMDTLPAPTRDMHKGRAGHVLVVGGSFGLTGAPHLAALAALRSGAGLVTVACPAELADAVKGGSPDIMTLPLGQGSAWTEDMADAVKTELHRFDAMVIGPGLGREPGATAFALELMASCDVPMVVDADALFALAAFPEHLKALHEKTVLTPHPGEMARLLGVDTPEVQADRLGATDRFLAECDATLVLKGAGTLAADQSMTCVSPFAEPNLSIGGSGDVLSGVIGALLAVGLPPLHAACVGVFWHGLAGHALKHEFPARGNLASEIANMLPHAAASFIKELETC; encoded by the coding sequence ATGCTGCTGCCTCTTCCGACCCCAGCCGAAATGTCCGCGTGGGACAGGGAAACCATCCACACCATCGGCATCCCCGGCATCACCCTCATGGAATCCGCCAGCCGCGAGGCCGTCAATGTCCTGCTTGAGGAGTACGGCGCGGTGGACGGAGCCGCCATCCACTGCTTCGCCGGGTCCGGCAACAATGGCGGCGACGCCTTAGCGCTGGCCCGCCACCTTCTCGACCTCGGCGCAGAGGTCACGGTCTTTCACACACGCCCAAAAAAAGGATACCGGGGCGAAACCCGGACCAACCTCCGATGGGCGCAAAAACTGGGCATCCCCCTCATCCATCTCGCGGGAATCAGCCTCGACGCCCTGCCCCAACCCGACATCATCGTGGACGGCCTGCTGGGCACCGGTTTCCAAGGGACGCTTCGGCAGGATTTCCTGGACTTGGTGCGGGCCATCAACCGTCTGGGCCAACGCGCCTTCGTCCTTTCCGTGGACATCCCCTCCGGGCTGAACGGACTCACCGGCCGTCCCCAGCCCGAGGCGGTGCTGGCCGACGCCACAGCCACCTTCCAGTCGCCCAAACTCGGACTGGTCACGCCTGAAGCCGCGCCCTTCACCGGCGCGCTGCACGTCTGCCCCATCGGCATCCCCGTGAAGGTCCAGGAAGACAATCCGGTCAGACATCATCTAATAACGGGTCGTGTCATGGACACCCTGCCCGCTCCCACCCGGGACATGCACAAGGGCAGAGCCGGGCATGTCCTCGTGGTCGGCGGCAGCTTCGGCCTGACCGGCGCGCCGCACCTGGCCGCGTTGGCCGCCCTGCGCAGCGGCGCGGGACTGGTCACGGTTGCCTGCCCCGCCGAACTGGCCGACGCCGTCAAAGGCGGTTCCCCCGACATCATGACCCTGCCGCTGGGCCAGGGCTCCGCCTGGACCGAAGACATGGCCGATGCCGTCAAGACCGAACTGCACCGCTTCGACGCGATGGTCATCGGCCCCGGACTGGGCCGGGAGCCGGGCGCAACGGCCTTCGCCCTGGAGCTAATGGCGTCGTGCGATGTTCCCATGGTGGTGGACGCCGACGCACTCTTCGCCCTGGCCGCTTTTCCCGAGCACCTCAAGGCGTTGCATGAAAAGACCGTGCTCACGCCCCACCCAGGCGAGATGGCACGCCTTCTCGGCGTGGACACACCGGAAGTCCAGGCCGACCGTCTCGGGGCGACGGACCGCTTCCTGGCCGAATGCGACGCCACCCTGGTCCTCAAGGGGGCGGGAACGTTGGCCGCAGACCAATCCATGACCTGCGTCTCGCCCTTTGCCGAACCCAACCTTTCCATAGGCGGCTCCGGCGACGTCCTGTCCGGCGTCATCGGCGCGCTGCTGGCCGTGGGACTTCCGCCTCTGCACGCGGCCTGCGTCGGCGTCTTCTGGCATGGCCTTGCGGGGCACGCCCTCAAACACGAATTTCCCGCACGCGGCAACCTCGCGTCCGAAATCGCCAACATGCTGCCCCACGCGGCGGCATCCTTCATCAAGGAGCTTGAAACATGCTGA
- a CDS encoding chemotaxis protein CheW translates to MRTEVEGVIDVDEDEVDQELTQLVTFSIGDEEFGVNILQVQEIIRTMEITNVPRAPEFVEGVINLRGKVIPIVDMRRRFGLKSKEHDKYTRIIVIEIEMIIVGFVVDSVSEVLRIPASSVQPPPPVVAGMDSDYIDGVGKLDDRLLILLNLDSLLDNEEKEALGTV, encoded by the coding sequence ATGAGAACGGAAGTCGAAGGCGTCATCGACGTCGATGAGGACGAGGTCGATCAGGAATTGACCCAACTGGTGACCTTCAGCATCGGTGACGAGGAGTTCGGGGTCAACATACTTCAGGTCCAGGAGATCATCCGGACCATGGAGATCACCAATGTTCCCCGGGCGCCGGAGTTTGTCGAGGGCGTCATCAATCTGCGCGGCAAGGTCATTCCCATCGTGGATATGCGTCGCCGCTTCGGGCTTAAGTCCAAGGAACACGACAAGTACACCCGGATCATCGTCATCGAGATCGAGATGATTATCGTCGGTTTCGTGGTGGATTCCGTGTCCGAGGTCCTGCGTATCCCGGCCAGCTCGGTGCAGCCGCCGCCGCCCGTGGTGGCAGGCATGGATTCCGATTACATCGACGGCGTCGGCAAGCTGGACGACCGCCTCCTCATCCTGCTCAATCTGGATTCGCTTCTCGACAACGAGGAAAAGGAAGCCTTGGGCACCGTCTAG
- a CDS encoding CBS domain-containing protein, with protein MLTAKDIMTTECITFSPDTDIIVAAKTLLEKKINGAPVLDGDEVVGVLCQSDLVAQQKKVTLPSFFTLLDGVFPLSSHDELEREMTKIAALKVGDAMTPTPTFVHPNTSIEDVATMMANEKLYTLPVVEDGKLKGVVGKEDVLKTLLND; from the coding sequence ATGCTGACAGCCAAAGACATCATGACCACCGAATGCATCACCTTCTCCCCTGACACCGACATCATCGTCGCCGCCAAGACCCTTCTGGAAAAGAAGATCAACGGTGCCCCGGTCCTGGATGGCGACGAGGTGGTGGGCGTGCTCTGCCAGTCCGACCTGGTGGCCCAGCAGAAAAAAGTCACCCTGCCCTCCTTCTTCACTCTGTTGGACGGGGTCTTTCCCCTCTCCTCTCACGATGAGCTGGAGCGCGAGATGACCAAGATCGCGGCCCTCAAGGTGGGCGACGCCATGACCCCGACCCCGACCTTCGTACATCCGAACACGTCCATTGAAGACGTGGCCACCATGATGGCCAACGAAAAGCTCTACACCCTGCCCGTTGTCGAAGACGGCAAGCTGAAGGGCGTGGTCGGCAAGGAAGACGTCCTCAAGACCCTTCTCAACGACTAG
- a CDS encoding UDP-glucose dehydrogenase family protein, with the protein MNVCIVGTGYVGLVSAACFAEMGNNIFCVDVNPKVVETLESGKVHIYEPGLEDLVRRNTEQGRLHFTTDLGEGMKDAEVVFITVGTPCGEDGSCDLRYVDAVAAEIGQKMTSPKIVVDKSTVPVGTADRVRGIVAAELEKRGESIRFDVVSNPEFLKEGDAVNDFMKPDRVIVGTGDEHSAKTIKALYAPFARSREKLIVMGVRSAEMTKYAANCMLATKISFINEVANICERVGADVSEVRAGIGSDSRIGYSFIYPGVGYGGSCFPKDVKALIGTAAEHGYDAKLIRSVDEVNNAQKRVLAEKVKAYFEPQGGVKGRTLAIWGIAFKANTDDIREASSIEVIKDLTASGMKVKAFDPVANTRAREEIGHIENLEILDDQYEVLKGADALAVVTDWNQFRNPDFELIKESLTAPLIFDGRNLYLPERMGKAGFAYFSIGRTPVK; encoded by the coding sequence ATGAACGTGTGCATTGTTGGCACCGGGTACGTGGGACTGGTTTCCGCGGCCTGCTTTGCCGAAATGGGAAACAATATTTTCTGCGTGGACGTCAATCCCAAGGTCGTTGAGACCCTGGAGAGCGGAAAGGTCCACATCTATGAGCCCGGTCTTGAGGACCTGGTCAGGCGCAACACCGAGCAGGGGCGTCTGCATTTCACCACCGACTTGGGCGAGGGCATGAAGGACGCCGAGGTGGTTTTCATCACTGTGGGCACCCCCTGCGGCGAAGACGGCTCCTGCGATCTGCGTTACGTGGACGCCGTGGCCGCCGAGATCGGCCAGAAGATGACCTCGCCGAAGATCGTGGTGGACAAGTCCACCGTGCCCGTCGGCACCGCCGACCGGGTGCGCGGCATCGTTGCCGCCGAGCTTGAAAAGCGCGGGGAATCCATCCGGTTCGACGTGGTCTCCAATCCCGAGTTCCTCAAGGAAGGCGATGCGGTCAACGATTTCATGAAGCCGGACCGGGTCATCGTCGGCACCGGCGATGAACATTCGGCAAAGACCATCAAGGCGTTGTATGCGCCTTTTGCCCGTAGCCGCGAAAAACTTATTGTCATGGGTGTCCGTTCGGCCGAGATGACCAAGTATGCGGCCAACTGCATGTTGGCCACCAAGATCTCCTTCATCAATGAAGTGGCGAACATCTGTGAAAGGGTGGGGGCGGACGTCTCCGAGGTCCGCGCGGGCATTGGTTCGGACTCCCGCATCGGTTATTCCTTCATTTACCCCGGCGTGGGCTACGGCGGTTCCTGCTTCCCCAAGGACGTCAAGGCGCTCATCGGCACTGCCGCCGAACACGGTTACGACGCCAAACTGATCCGTTCCGTGGACGAAGTGAACAATGCCCAGAAGCGTGTCCTGGCCGAGAAGGTCAAGGCCTACTTCGAGCCGCAGGGCGGCGTGAAGGGACGTACTCTCGCCATCTGGGGCATCGCCTTCAAGGCGAACACCGACGATATCCGCGAGGCCTCGTCCATCGAGGTCATCAAGGATTTGACCGCGTCTGGCATGAAGGTCAAGGCTTTCGACCCGGTGGCCAATACCCGTGCCCGTGAGGAAATCGGCCACATCGAGAATCTTGAGATCCTGGATGATCAGTACGAAGTGTTGAAAGGCGCGGATGCGCTGGCCGTGGTCACGGACTGGAACCAGTTCCGCAACCCGGATTTCGAACTCATCAAGGAATCGCTGACCGCGCCGCTGATCTTCGACGGACGCAACCTGTACCTGCCCGAGCGCATGGGCAAGGCCGGGTTTGCCTATTTCTCCATCGGCCGCACGCCCGTGAAATAG
- a CDS encoding pyridoxine 5'-phosphate synthase — translation MPVLVVNVDHVATLRQARMGIEPEPVAAAYMAEQAGATGIIVHLREDRRHIQDRDVRLIKETCNTRLHLEMAATEEMQGIALDIEPEMVCLVPEKRKELTTEGGLNCIGREAELKDFLAPIHEKGIRASLFIDADPKQIEAAVATGAEFIEIHTGHYADAKDYRQRRVELDKILKSITLAKGVGLKVNLGHGLNYRNILNFKNVSGISEYSIGHSIMARAIYLGLDRAVRDMAELVRTFAD, via the coding sequence ATGCCGGTACTCGTTGTCAACGTCGATCATGTGGCCACCCTGCGCCAGGCCAGAATGGGCATCGAACCCGAACCCGTGGCCGCCGCCTACATGGCCGAACAGGCCGGGGCAACGGGCATCATCGTCCACCTGCGCGAAGACCGCCGCCACATTCAGGATCGGGACGTCAGACTCATAAAGGAGACCTGCAACACCCGGCTGCACCTGGAAATGGCCGCCACCGAAGAAATGCAGGGCATCGCTCTGGATATCGAGCCGGAAATGGTCTGCCTTGTGCCGGAAAAAAGAAAGGAACTGACCACCGAAGGCGGGCTGAACTGCATCGGCCGCGAAGCGGAACTCAAGGACTTTCTGGCTCCCATCCATGAAAAAGGCATCCGCGCCAGCCTGTTCATCGACGCCGACCCCAAGCAGATCGAAGCCGCCGTGGCAACCGGCGCGGAGTTCATTGAAATCCACACAGGTCACTACGCCGACGCCAAGGATTACAGACAGCGCCGTGTGGAGCTGGACAAGATTCTCAAAAGCATCACTCTGGCAAAGGGCGTGGGACTCAAGGTCAACCTCGGCCACGGGCTGAACTACCGCAACATCCTGAACTTCAAGAACGTGTCCGGCATCAGCGAATACTCCATCGGCCACTCCATCATGGCCCGGGCCATTTATTTGGGCCTTGACCGTGCCGTCCGGGACATGGCCGAACTCGTCAGGACCTTCGCGGATTAG
- the tsaE gene encoding tRNA (adenosine(37)-N6)-threonylcarbamoyltransferase complex ATPase subunit type 1 TsaE, with amino-acid sequence MSLKLHLPDSDATVALGQRLASLLSGMDTPPALLLQGDLGSGKTTLVRGFVESLPGAEAAEVSSPSFNICNLYPTTPGVAHFDLYRLEGMSPDDALFDSFEDPATITIVEWIQFLPTEIWPAEALFLEWTPSDTGRSLVLRAMGKAARDVVDALRP; translated from the coding sequence GTGAGCCTTAAACTACATCTTCCCGACAGCGACGCCACCGTGGCTCTTGGCCAACGCCTAGCGTCCCTGCTGTCCGGAATGGACACCCCTCCGGCTTTGCTCTTGCAAGGCGACCTCGGATCGGGCAAAACCACGTTGGTCAGGGGTTTTGTAGAATCCCTGCCCGGCGCGGAGGCGGCGGAGGTGTCAAGCCCGAGCTTCAACATCTGCAACCTGTATCCGACAACACCCGGCGTGGCGCACTTTGATCTCTACCGGCTTGAGGGCATGTCCCCGGATGACGCCCTGTTCGACTCCTTCGAAGACCCGGCGACGATCACCATAGTGGAATGGATACAATTCCTGCCTACGGAAATATGGCCCGCCGAGGCTCTTTTCCTGGAGTGGACCCCGTCGGACACTGGACGAAGCCTCGTTTTGCGTGCCATGGGAAAAGCGGCGCGGGACGTCGTCGACGCCTTGCGGCCCTAA